A stretch of the Aegilops tauschii subsp. strangulata cultivar AL8/78 chromosome 4, Aet v6.0, whole genome shotgun sequence genome encodes the following:
- the LOC109749092 gene encoding zeamatin-like — MSFVPVTAPGCPGRPKGGPQCPRVITPQCPNELRAAGGCNNACMVFKEDRYCYTGSPANKCGPADYSRFFKGQCSDAYSYPKDDATSIFTSPGGTNYQVIFCP, encoded by the coding sequence ATGTCgttcgtccccgtcaccgcccccggCTGCCCCGGGCGCCCCAAGGGCGGGCCACAGTGCCCCAGGGTGATCACGCCGCAGTGCCCCAACGAGCTGCGGGCCGCCGGAGGGTGCAACAACGCGTGCATGGTGTTCAAGGAGGACCGGTACTGCTACACCGGTTCGCCGGCGAACAAATGCGGGCCTGCTGACTACTCGAGGTTCTTCAAGGGGCAGTGCTCCGACGCCTACAGCTACCCCAAGGACGACGCCACCAGCATCTTCACCAGCCCCGGCGGCACCAACTACCAGGTCATCTTCTGCCCATGA
- the LOC109749088 gene encoding alpha-amylase/trypsin inhibitor, with protein MASLPSSSVLLPVLILILVAAATDAATFTVINKCQYTVWAAAVPAGGGRQLDAGQTWSINVPAGTTGGRVWARTGCSFDGAGNGRCQTGDCGGKLQCTQYGQAPNTLAEFGLNKYMNLDFFDISLIDGYNVPMSFLPAPGSPGCPKGGPQCPRVITPHCPNELRAAGGCNNACTVFKEDRYCCTGSAANNCGPTDYSRFFKGQCSDAYSYPKDDATSTYTCPGGTNYQVIFCP; from the coding sequence ATGGCGTCCCTCCCCTCTTCTTCCGTCCTCCTCCCTGTCCTCATCCTCATCCTCGTCGCTGCTGCGACCGACGCGGCGACCTTCACCGTCATCAACAAGTGCCAGTACACGGTGtgggcggcggcggtgccggCCGGCGGGGGCAGGCAGCTGGACGCGGGGCAGACGTGGAGCATCAACGTGCCGGCCGGCACGACGGGCGGGCGGGTGTGGGCGCGCACGGGGTGCAGCTTCGACGGCGCCGGCAACGGGCGGTGCCAGACGGGCGACTGCGGCGGCAAGCTGCAGTGCACGCAGTACGGGCAGGCGCCCAACACGCTGGCCGAGTTCGGGCTCAACAAGTACATGAACCTCGACTTCTTCGACATCTCCCTCATCGACGGGTACAACGTGCCCATGTCGTTCCTGCCGGCCCCCGGCTCCCCCGGGTGCCCCAAGGGCGGGCCTCAGTGCCCCAGGGTGATCACGCCGCACTGCCCCAACGAGCTGCGGGCCGCCGGAGGGTGCAACAACGCGTGCACGGTGTTCAAGGAGGACCGGTACTGCTGCACCGGGTCGGCGGCCAACAACTGCGGGCCGACCGACTACTCGAGGTTCTTCAAGGGCCAGTGCTCCGACGCCTACAGCTACCCCAAGGACGACGCCACCAGCACCTACACCTGCCCCGGCGGCACCAACTACCAGGTCATCTTCTGCCCATGA